In Gallaecimonas pentaromativorans, the following are encoded in one genomic region:
- the ygfZ gene encoding tRNA-modifying protein YgfZ, protein MSSWQSILGTLPQSPLPLNLPTLALMPLTELGLVRLAGVEAQKFLQGQVTTDLTVLPKNQASLAAQCDPKGKMLGLFTLLWQQDDILLIQARDAIASQLPGMAKFAVFNKVTLSDASDELLMLGVSGSSASDALQAAGLPLPAAPLEVSPLEGGFVLNKGASRYLVALPVEAMKALVSKLPDAWFEPSAWQGLEVLAGQPWLPAAIQGEYIPQQLNLDNLGGISFEKGCYIGQEVVARMHFRGGNKRALWQLAGSADQAPKAGDELELKLGESYRRGGVVVAAYRFAEGELRVLAVASNDLEPDSAFRLKDAPGSALALVAQSTKL, encoded by the coding sequence ATGTCATCCTGGCAAAGCATCCTTGGCACCTTGCCACAAAGCCCCCTGCCCCTGAACCTGCCCACCTTGGCGCTGATGCCCCTGACCGAGCTGGGCCTGGTGCGCCTAGCAGGGGTTGAGGCGCAAAAATTCCTGCAAGGTCAGGTCACCACCGATCTGACTGTCTTACCTAAAAACCAAGCTAGTCTCGCCGCCCAGTGCGACCCCAAAGGCAAGATGCTGGGGCTCTTTACCCTGCTCTGGCAGCAAGACGACATCCTGCTTATCCAGGCCCGCGACGCCATCGCCAGCCAACTGCCCGGCATGGCCAAATTTGCGGTGTTCAACAAGGTCACCCTGAGCGATGCCAGCGACGAGCTGCTGATGCTAGGGGTGAGTGGCAGCAGCGCTAGTGATGCCTTGCAAGCCGCCGGCCTGCCGCTACCCGCCGCGCCCCTTGAGGTGAGCCCGCTAGAAGGCGGCTTTGTGCTGAATAAAGGCGCGTCTCGCTACCTGGTGGCCCTGCCCGTTGAGGCCATGAAGGCCTTGGTAAGCAAACTGCCCGATGCCTGGTTTGAGCCCTCGGCCTGGCAAGGTCTTGAGGTACTGGCCGGCCAGCCCTGGCTGCCCGCTGCCATTCAGGGCGAGTACATTCCTCAGCAATTGAACCTTGATAACCTCGGCGGCATCAGCTTTGAAAAAGGCTGCTACATCGGCCAGGAAGTGGTAGCACGGATGCATTTTCGCGGCGGCAACAAGCGCGCGCTTTGGCAATTGGCCGGCAGCGCCGACCAAGCCCCCAAGGCCGGCGACGAGCTGGAGCTCAAGCTCGGTGAAAGTTATCGCCGTGGCGGTGTGGTGGTAGCGGCTTATCGCTTTGCCGAAGGCGAACTTCGGGTGCTGGCAGTGGCCAGCAATGATTTGGAACCCGACAGCGCATTTCGCCTCAAAGACGCCCCGGGCAGCGCCCTTGCCCTGGTCGCCCAGAGCACCAAGCTGTAA
- a CDS encoding DUF3718 domain-containing protein, which yields MKLASILILGATLAAAPALAQTRYVAADNSLGTQLCISAATATPIGMVMELKETHLSYHFLANNLRCNDMSVGRFAAEAGNDRVASQFLRRMKQQIEIKDIVAKADVSLMVQGSL from the coding sequence ATGAAATTGGCCTCGATACTGATCCTTGGCGCCACCCTCGCCGCCGCACCGGCCCTGGCGCAAACCCGTTATGTGGCTGCCGACAACAGCCTGGGAACCCAGCTTTGCATTTCAGCCGCGACCGCCACCCCCATCGGCATGGTGATGGAGCTCAAAGAAACTCACCTGAGTTACCATTTTCTTGCCAACAACCTGCGTTGCAACGACATGTCAGTGGGGCGCTTTGCCGCCGAAGCCGGCAATGACCGTGTTGCCAGCCAGTTCCTGAGAAGGATGAAACAGCAGATTGAAATCAAAGACATTGTTGCCAAAGCCGACGTGTCGCTTATGGTGCAGGGCAGCCTGTAA
- a CDS encoding MliC family protein — protein MSKHIWAVVLVLLSGCGDKGNTDLPVTAKAPEAPDLSERIAGPGARVYHCTDTSLVLEQKGGSSMLYLDGQKVPVQQRQSSSGIEYAGTELHLVTSGKEATLTTRGASQSCRLDPKATAWDSAKLKGVDFRALGNEPGWQLEISGTAMELDTDYGQQRFKSGARRLQQGDKTLFEGSGFSATLSPGPCVDDMSGERFDTKVAIALGSQQLHGCGNFLK, from the coding sequence ATGAGCAAACACATCTGGGCGGTTGTACTGGTTCTGCTAAGCGGCTGCGGCGACAAAGGCAACACTGATTTGCCGGTAACGGCCAAGGCGCCGGAAGCGCCGGATCTCTCTGAGCGGATAGCTGGCCCTGGCGCCAGGGTCTATCACTGCACCGACACCAGCCTGGTGCTGGAGCAAAAGGGCGGCAGCAGCATGTTGTATCTTGATGGCCAAAAAGTGCCGGTGCAGCAGCGCCAGAGCAGCAGTGGCATTGAGTACGCCGGCACCGAGCTGCATCTGGTTACCAGCGGTAAAGAGGCCACCTTGACGACCAGAGGCGCCAGCCAGAGTTGCCGGCTCGACCCCAAGGCCACCGCCTGGGACAGCGCCAAGCTCAAAGGGGTGGATTTTCGGGCTTTGGGCAACGAGCCCGGCTGGCAGCTGGAGATCTCCGGCACCGCCATGGAGCTTGATACCGATTACGGCCAGCAACGTTTCAAAAGCGGCGCCCGGCGCCTGCAACAAGGCGACAAGACCCTCTTTGAGGGCAGCGGTTTTAGCGCCACCCTAAGCCCAGGCCCCTGCGTTGACGACATGAGCGGCGAGCGTTTTGATACCAAGGTGGCTATTGCTCTGGGCAGCCAGCAACTGCATGGCTGCGGCAATTTTCTCAAATAA
- a CDS encoding NAD(P)/FAD-dependent oxidoreductase codes for MKRIVIVGGGAGGLELACRLGRSLAKKHLAQVLLIDQHRQHVWKPLLHEVATGAFNPELGGADYLNLARLSGFQFIQGQLTELDRENRQLTLAPTRDGKGRFLSSNQHIQYDFLVMAVGSQSADFGTKGVADHAFFLDGPEQANLFHDHLLARVQSETLSETPAKLSVAIVGAGATGVELSAELRSAEKVFRHYGAKHLSLDLTLLEAGPRILPALNEKIAAKAQRELNKLGVKVRTGAKVIEATKDAFVLDGDERIEADLMVWAAGIKGADWLAQLGLATSRRNQFEVNGQLRTSDEHIYALGDCCDAAPPRAQSANQQAIFLNKLFAALVKDEPFSDEFKYQDYGSLVSLANYSAVGGLMGSIAKGTLFVEGHIARWMYISLYRKHQLAMFGLWRTIGMVIADKFNGWVRPRLKLH; via the coding sequence ATGAAGCGTATTGTGATTGTCGGCGGTGGCGCCGGCGGATTGGAGTTGGCTTGCCGGCTCGGTCGCAGTCTTGCCAAGAAACACCTGGCCCAGGTGCTGCTTATCGACCAGCACCGCCAGCATGTCTGGAAACCGCTGCTCCATGAAGTGGCCACCGGCGCCTTCAACCCTGAACTTGGCGGCGCCGATTACCTGAACCTCGCCCGCCTGAGCGGCTTTCAGTTTATCCAGGGCCAACTCACTGAACTGGACCGGGAAAACAGGCAACTGACCCTGGCCCCCACCCGCGATGGCAAAGGCCGTTTTCTCAGTAGCAACCAGCATATTCAGTACGATTTTCTGGTGATGGCGGTAGGTAGCCAGAGCGCCGATTTCGGCACCAAAGGCGTGGCCGACCATGCCTTTTTCCTCGACGGCCCCGAGCAAGCCAACCTCTTTCACGACCACCTGCTGGCAAGGGTGCAAAGCGAAACCTTAAGCGAAACCCCGGCCAAGCTGTCGGTAGCCATTGTTGGCGCCGGCGCTACAGGCGTAGAACTCTCTGCCGAGCTTCGCAGCGCCGAGAAGGTGTTTCGCCACTACGGCGCCAAACACCTAAGCCTGGATTTGACCTTGCTGGAAGCGGGCCCCCGCATCTTGCCGGCGCTCAACGAAAAAATTGCCGCCAAGGCCCAGCGCGAACTCAACAAGCTTGGGGTGAAGGTGCGTACCGGCGCCAAGGTGATTGAAGCCACCAAAGACGCCTTTGTGCTGGACGGCGACGAGCGTATCGAAGCAGATTTAATGGTGTGGGCCGCCGGTATCAAAGGCGCCGATTGGCTGGCCCAGCTGGGGCTTGCCACCTCCCGGCGCAACCAGTTCGAGGTCAACGGCCAGCTGCGCACCTCCGACGAGCACATCTACGCTCTGGGGGATTGCTGCGACGCCGCCCCGCCACGGGCCCAGTCTGCCAACCAGCAGGCCATCTTTCTCAACAAGCTGTTTGCGGCCCTGGTCAAGGACGAGCCCTTCAGCGACGAGTTCAAATACCAAGATTACGGCTCGCTGGTGTCGCTGGCCAACTACAGCGCCGTGGGCGGCTTGATGGGGTCTATCGCCAAAGGCACGCTGTTTGTGGAAGGCCATATCGCCCGCTGGATGTACATCTCCTTGTACCGCAAACACCAGCTGGCCATGTTTGGGCTGTGGCGCACCATCGGCATGGTGATCGCCGACAAGTTCAACGGCTGGGTCAGGCCCCGCCTGAAACTGCACTAA
- a CDS encoding putative bifunctional diguanylate cyclase/phosphodiesterase: MTDTHNASSYDRRYRLVPIRIAVVYCVLALLWIWGSDQLSLLLFGDNPWVQTYKGSFFVLMTALILYRLIDRFAQSQRRIYGRQLALTQSYQSLFNEHPLALWLVDTAGSVIQQNHQSLAMVGEVSHLDQIFASQFHPLFNSALLSGDLSALKDEMQLANGLSVSVLARQLQFDSHTLVLVAAVDLSRERQARQQLAQSEKMMQALVSRLPQVFWSFDVASRRIEYVSPGYQALLGRDPQMLYVDAEDWLEAIVPMDRDKVARVLASGQRLRGETELEYRVLDQDGNERWIKDNAYPVTDEEGRTLKVAGIMTDITESRTQRSRIWHLSHHDQLTGLANRVLLGQSLNRWLRQGKSGFMCLLDLDRFKNINDTLGHKVGDEVLVQLAHRLRRRFGDEMLIVRSGGDEFILAAPRDLSLDELEALVAHLRQGVAEPLVIGSDRHVLTHSLGLVRFPEHGSDAESLLRCAEVAMYAAKQAGRDNYRLYSTTLSGPTLERVRMENRLRTALANNEFLLVYQPKFSLNAQRMVGVEALIRWSQDGRLIPPCDFVPLLEDTGLIRQVGRWVASTALMQLKAWQALWPGLTMAINVSAVQLDEADLADFFAGELNRYGLAGALLEVELTEGALLRDPEQALAFVNGMRSKGIRLAVDDFGTGYSSLSHLKDFAPEVLKLDKSFVQPMASDTRSAKLVEGVIALAQGLAIEVVAEGVEDEKALALLAKMRCDTVQGFYLSEPVLASALSSTQGAARLSAVSGGA; this comes from the coding sequence ATGACAGACACCCATAACGCCTCTTCATACGATCGACGTTACCGCCTGGTGCCCATTCGGATTGCTGTTGTTTACTGCGTACTCGCGCTGCTGTGGATCTGGGGGTCCGATCAACTAAGCCTGCTGCTATTTGGTGACAACCCGTGGGTGCAAACCTATAAAGGCAGTTTTTTCGTGTTGATGACGGCTCTTATCCTCTACCGCCTCATTGACCGTTTCGCCCAAAGTCAGCGGCGCATTTATGGTCGGCAACTGGCCTTAACACAAAGTTATCAAAGCCTTTTTAACGAACACCCCCTGGCTCTTTGGTTGGTGGATACCGCAGGTAGCGTTATCCAGCAAAACCATCAAAGCCTGGCCATGGTGGGCGAGGTGTCCCACCTAGACCAGATCTTTGCCAGCCAGTTCCATCCGCTGTTCAATTCCGCCTTGTTATCCGGTGACCTGTCAGCACTGAAAGACGAAATGCAGCTGGCCAATGGCCTAAGTGTGTCGGTACTGGCCCGGCAGTTGCAGTTTGACAGCCACACACTGGTGCTGGTGGCAGCGGTGGACTTGTCTCGCGAACGCCAGGCCCGCCAGCAGCTGGCCCAAAGCGAGAAGATGATGCAGGCCTTGGTTAGCCGCCTGCCTCAGGTGTTTTGGAGCTTTGATGTGGCCAGTCGCCGCATCGAATATGTGTCGCCCGGTTACCAAGCGCTGCTGGGGCGCGACCCGCAGATGCTCTATGTGGACGCCGAAGACTGGCTGGAGGCTATAGTCCCTATGGACAGGGACAAGGTGGCCCGGGTGCTCGCCTCCGGCCAGCGCCTTCGTGGCGAGACTGAGCTGGAATATCGGGTACTGGACCAAGACGGCAACGAGCGCTGGATAAAGGACAACGCCTACCCGGTCACTGACGAAGAGGGCCGCACCCTCAAGGTGGCAGGCATCATGACCGACATCACCGAAAGCCGCACCCAGCGCAGCCGCATCTGGCATTTGTCCCACCACGACCAACTCACCGGCCTTGCCAACCGGGTGCTGCTGGGGCAAAGCCTCAATCGCTGGTTGCGCCAGGGCAAAAGCGGTTTTATGTGCCTGTTAGATTTGGACCGCTTTAAAAACATCAACGATACCCTTGGCCACAAGGTGGGTGACGAAGTGCTGGTGCAGCTGGCCCATCGCCTGCGCCGCCGCTTTGGCGACGAAATGCTGATAGTGCGAAGCGGCGGCGACGAGTTTATCCTCGCCGCCCCCCGGGATCTGAGCCTTGATGAACTGGAGGCCTTAGTCGCCCACCTTCGCCAGGGGGTGGCCGAGCCACTGGTGATTGGCAGCGACCGCCATGTGCTGACCCACAGTCTTGGCTTGGTACGCTTTCCCGAGCATGGCAGTGATGCCGAGAGCTTGCTGAGGTGCGCCGAAGTGGCCATGTATGCGGCAAAACAAGCCGGGCGCGACAACTACCGTTTGTACTCCACTACCCTCAGCGGGCCGACGCTGGAGCGGGTACGGATGGAAAACCGCCTGCGCACTGCCCTTGCCAACAACGAGTTTTTGCTGGTCTACCAACCCAAATTCAGCCTCAACGCCCAGCGTATGGTTGGGGTGGAAGCGCTTATTCGCTGGAGTCAGGACGGGCGCCTTATTCCGCCCTGTGATTTCGTGCCGCTGCTGGAAGACACCGGCCTTATCCGCCAGGTGGGGCGCTGGGTGGCCAGCACCGCTCTTATGCAGCTTAAGGCCTGGCAGGCGCTTTGGCCGGGGCTGACCATGGCCATTAATGTGTCGGCAGTGCAATTGGATGAAGCGGATCTGGCGGATTTTTTCGCCGGTGAGCTTAACCGTTATGGCCTGGCCGGCGCGCTTTTAGAAGTGGAACTCACCGAAGGCGCGCTGCTGCGCGACCCAGAGCAAGCCTTGGCCTTTGTGAATGGCATGCGCAGCAAAGGCATTCGCCTGGCGGTGGACGACTTTGGCACCGGTTATTCCAGCCTGTCGCACCTTAAGGATTTTGCGCCCGAGGTGCTGAAACTGGATAAAAGCTTTGTCCAGCCCATGGCCAGCGATACGCGCTCAGCCAAGCTGGTGGAAGGGGTGATTGCCCTGGCCCAGGGGCTGGCTATCGAGGTAGTGGCTGAAGGGGTGGAAGACGAAAAAGCCCTGGCACTGCTGGCAAAAATGCGTTGCGACACAGTGCAGGGCTTTTATCTGAGTGAGCCGGTATTGGCGAGCGCCCTGTCATCAACCCAGGGCGCGGCCAGGCTTAGTGCAGTTTCAGGCGGGGCCTGA
- a CDS encoding metalloprotease translates to MRLTFHCAGHQFTLTRSEGLEHLFVDDKPVSLRAASSLESEHCFSVGDDNWQAKLLWQPQQRSLHYQMQLNGQRAGEGQVLCSEPFEPEQPVTPLQEPTEQSRHGKGLGWLALALKLFKSASAVKVALAGASFASYAYLFDWKIALALIAILVIHEYGHLLAMKRFGVKTKGIYLIPFVGGAAVSAEQFKSQWQELYVALAGPSAGLASTLLAYGAWQFTQNPWLGAVTALGAFLNLVNLLPIHPLDGGRVLKAVMASTGNKLAFYGLLLVSALGFALSLYFGLVLLAILLVAGLLDLMGERNQPTRQLPMNRWGMVVGGAWYSAVLLALLALVWAMADSGLPGTQIPHLLLSS, encoded by the coding sequence ATGCGGTTAACCTTTCATTGCGCAGGCCACCAGTTCACTCTTACCCGCAGTGAGGGCCTTGAACATCTTTTTGTCGATGACAAGCCGGTCAGCCTGCGTGCCGCCAGCAGTCTTGAGTCAGAGCATTGCTTTTCGGTGGGCGACGATAATTGGCAGGCCAAATTGCTCTGGCAACCCCAGCAGCGCAGCCTTCATTACCAGATGCAACTAAACGGCCAGCGCGCCGGCGAAGGCCAGGTGCTGTGCAGCGAGCCTTTCGAGCCTGAGCAGCCCGTGACTCCCCTCCAAGAGCCCACAGAGCAAAGCCGCCACGGCAAGGGCTTAGGCTGGTTGGCGTTGGCGCTCAAACTCTTTAAAAGTGCCTCGGCAGTGAAGGTGGCCCTGGCTGGCGCTTCTTTTGCCTCCTACGCCTACCTCTTTGACTGGAAAATCGCCCTGGCCCTGATTGCCATCTTGGTTATTCACGAATATGGCCACCTTTTGGCCATGAAGCGCTTTGGTGTCAAAACCAAAGGGATTTATCTCATTCCTTTTGTCGGCGGGGCCGCGGTGTCTGCCGAACAGTTTAAAAGCCAGTGGCAAGAGCTTTATGTGGCCCTGGCTGGCCCCAGTGCCGGCCTTGCCAGTACCTTGCTGGCCTATGGCGCCTGGCAATTTACTCAAAACCCCTGGCTTGGCGCGGTGACGGCTTTAGGTGCCTTTTTAAATCTGGTGAACCTCTTGCCCATTCACCCTCTCGATGGTGGCCGGGTGCTCAAGGCGGTAATGGCCTCTACCGGCAATAAGCTGGCGTTTTATGGCCTGTTGCTGGTATCGGCACTGGGTTTTGCCCTTAGCCTTTATTTTGGGCTAGTGCTGCTGGCTATCTTGCTGGTAGCAGGGCTTTTGGATTTGATGGGTGAGCGCAACCAACCCACCCGGCAGCTGCCCATGAACCGCTGGGGCATGGTTGTGGGCGGCGCCTGGTACAGCGCGGTGCTACTGGCTTTACTGGCCCTGGTGTGGGCCATGGCCGATAGCGGCTTGCCTGGAACGCAAATTCCGCATTTACTATTGTCATCCTAA
- a CDS encoding sensor domain-containing diguanylate cyclase, translating to MLAPVVPSNEPERLASLERSGLLKSGEDPRFTRIVSLAAKMFKVPTALISLVTEKEQRFKAKEGMSGNATPRSTSFCGHVVARAAPMVVEDATQDARFFDNPLVTGPPDIRFYAGHPIYFEGQILGTLCLISPQTRRFSEEDAETLASLASWVENEVRLNAITQERNQLSGELEVAHRQAMTDHLTGAWTRRILPTQVASDVSRRTAVHQASTAVAVDLDCFKGINDELGHDVGDAVLVELVARLGHNLRSNDLVIRLGGDEFLLYLGSCPLEEAEKLAARLLDAICLQPVVINDELSVPISISLGIGSSNQLELDALIALADDALYDSKRKGRRCYSSRQLYR from the coding sequence ATGTTGGCACCGGTAGTGCCCAGTAACGAGCCAGAACGGCTGGCCTCACTGGAGCGAAGCGGGCTATTGAAAAGCGGTGAAGATCCGCGTTTTACCCGCATCGTCAGCCTGGCAGCCAAGATGTTCAAGGTGCCTACGGCGCTCATTTCTCTGGTAACGGAAAAGGAGCAGCGTTTTAAAGCCAAAGAAGGGATGAGCGGCAACGCCACGCCGCGCAGTACCTCCTTTTGTGGCCATGTGGTGGCCCGGGCTGCCCCCATGGTGGTGGAAGATGCCACCCAGGATGCCCGCTTTTTTGATAACCCCCTAGTGACCGGGCCGCCGGACATCCGCTTTTACGCCGGCCACCCCATCTATTTCGAAGGCCAAATCCTTGGCACCCTGTGCCTTATCAGCCCCCAAACCCGCCGCTTTAGCGAAGAAGATGCTGAAACCCTGGCCAGCCTCGCCTCCTGGGTAGAAAACGAGGTGCGCCTCAATGCCATCACCCAGGAGCGCAACCAACTGAGCGGCGAACTGGAAGTGGCTCATCGCCAAGCTATGACCGACCACCTTACCGGGGCCTGGACCCGCCGCATTCTGCCCACCCAGGTAGCAAGCGACGTCAGCCGCCGCACCGCCGTGCATCAAGCCAGCACTGCCGTGGCGGTAGACTTGGATTGCTTTAAAGGCATCAATGACGAACTGGGCCACGATGTGGGGGATGCGGTGCTGGTAGAGCTGGTAGCACGCCTTGGCCATAACCTTCGTAGCAACGATTTGGTGATACGGCTGGGGGGCGACGAATTTTTGCTGTACCTGGGCAGCTGCCCACTGGAGGAGGCCGAGAAACTGGCGGCCCGGCTTTTGGACGCCATCTGCCTGCAACCTGTGGTCATTAACGACGAGCTGTCGGTGCCCATCAGCATCAGCCTGGGGATAGGCAGCAGCAACCAGTTGGAGCTGGACGCCCTTATCGCCCTGGCGGACGATGCCCTCTACGACAGTAAACGCAAGGGCCGGCGCTGCTATTCAAGCAGGCAACTTTACCGCTAA